One segment of Falco peregrinus isolate bFalPer1 chromosome 4, bFalPer1.pri, whole genome shotgun sequence DNA contains the following:
- the NHLRC3 gene encoding NHL repeat-containing protein 3, whose translation MRRKRPPGLLWPVMAGVLLALLALLWGSQVLKAFDYFPPWKEQQQMYKLDIGWPKIPEYFTGQTFCVAVDSLHGLVYVGQRGDNVPKVLVFSEEGYFLYSWNNTVEMPHGIFVLNTATDSSVWITDVGTGKYGHTVKQYSTSGKLMQILGTPGNAGSSLIPLQFDQPAEIFVEESGDLYIVDGDGGMNNRLLKLSNDYKEIWLTGTNGTGIGQFKIPHSVTVDPFGRVWVADRDNKRIQVFDKVTGEWLGSWNNCFSEDGPYSVRFTADYKYLIVAQLNINRLAILAAPPVGSIGDCVMIHTVQLADETKPHLVDVDMKSGAVYVAEIGAQQVQKYIPIS comes from the exons ATGAGGCGGAAGCGGCCGCCGGGGCTGCTGTGGCCGGTGATGGCCGGCGTCCTGCTGGcgctgctggccctgctctggGGCTCGCAG gttttaaaagcatttgattACTTCCCTCCTTGGAAGGAACAGCAACAGATGTACAAGTTGGACATAGGCTGGCCTAAAATTCCAGAATACTTCACTGGCCAAACATTTTGTGTTGCTGTTGACTCTCTTCATGGTTTGGTCTATGTGGGACAG AGGGGAGACAATGTGCCAAAGGTACTTGTATTCTCAGAGGAAGGCTATTTTCTTTACTCATGGAATAATACAGTTGAAATGCCTCACGGTATCTTTGTATTGAACACTGCAACAGATAGTTCAGTATGGATCACAGATGTTGGAACAG GGAAATACGGACACACCGTGAAACAATATAGCACTTCGGGTAAACTTATGCAGATCTTGGGCACGCCGGGTAATGCTGGTTCAAGTTTGATTCCCCTACAATTTGATCAACCAGCAGAGATCTTTGTAGAGGAGAGCGGAGACCTGTACATTGTGGATGGAGACGGAGGAATGAATAACAGATTGCTCAAACTGTCCAACG ATTACAAGGAGATATGGCTGACTGGAACAAACGGGACCGGCATTGGCCAGTTCAAGATTCCTCACAGTGTAACAGTGGATCCTTTTGGACGG GTATGGGTTGCAGACAGAGACAACAAAAGAATCCAAGTCTTTGATAAAGTCACGGGGGAATGGCTCGGGTCTTGGAAcaactgtttttcagaagaTGGACCCTATTCTGTCAG atTTACTGCCGATTACAAATACCTGATTGTAGCTCAGCTGAATATCAACCGGTTGGCAATCTTGGCAGCACCACCGGTTGGCTCTATTGGGGACTGTGTTATGATCCACACGGTCCAGCTGGCAGATGAAACTAAACCTCACCTTGTGGATGTAGACATGAAGAGTGGAGCAGTCTATGTTGCGGAGATTGGAGCCCAGCAAGTACAAAAATACATACCCATAAGTTGA